A window from Hemicordylus capensis ecotype Gifberg chromosome 2, rHemCap1.1.pri, whole genome shotgun sequence encodes these proteins:
- the LYL1 gene encoding protein lyl-1 isoform X1, which yields MRSGAKMMEKLDSPQTPVASEQQNPPPPVSPPPIPSPASGGDEVEATPPPTSPSPPPAPAPPPQTKGSPPSEPPPVPLPHNIPVISLGHSKPPMHDEVPTTQLTALHPIPNLLQLSALPPRPPPPSMPLAGVRSPLLPSQYQHHHFLNSIYIGSSGTFGLFPNNRLKRRPSHYEQDITEGIQPQKVARRVFTNSRERWRQQNVNGAFAELRKLIPTHPPDKKLSKNEILRLAMKYINFLVKLLSDQARSAGGDPPDAETPCNGTPGTPSPPAPIKLEWVPVEPLTVLGAGELR from the exons atgaggaGTGGAGCAAAAATGATGGAGAAGCTGGACAGCCCCCAGACGCCTGTTGCCTCAGAGCAGCAAAACCCTCCTCCACCAGTTTCCCCGCCACCCATCCCCTCCCCAGCTAGTGGGGGGGATGAGGTTgaggccaccccaccccccaccagcccctctcctcctcctgctcctgctcctcctcctcaaaccAAGGGGAGTCCTCCCTCAGAGCCCCCTCCAGTGCCCTTGCCCCACAATATCCCTGTCATCAGCCTAGGCCATAGTAAGCCCCCCATGCATGATGAGGTCCCCACCACCCAACTCACTGCACTGCATCCCATCCCCAACCTCTTGCAGCTGTCCGCTCTGCCACCTCGCCCCCCGCCACCCTCCATGCCTCTAGCTGGAGTCAGGAGTCCCCTCTTGCCCTCACAGTATCAGCATCATCATTTTCTCAACAG CATCTACATTGGCAGCTCTGGGACTTTTGGCCTCTTCCCCAACAACCGCCTGAAACGCAGACCGAGCCATTATGAACAGGATATTACAGAGG GGATTCAGCCCCAGAAGGTGGCACGCCGGGTCTTCACCAACAGCCGAGAGCGCTGGCGTCAACAGAATGTGAACGGTGCCTTTGCTGAACTGCGGAAACTCATCCCCACTCACCCGCCAGACAAGAAGTTGAGCAAGAATGAGATCCTTCGCTTGGCCATGAAATATATCAACTTCCTCGTGAAGCTGCTGAGTGACCAGGCCAGGTCGGCTGGAGGGGACCCTCCTGATGCAGAGACCCCCTGCAATGGGACCCCTGGGACTCCCTCACCACCAGCACCCATAAAACTGGAATGGGTGCCAGTGGAGCCACTGACTGTGCTGGGGGCCGGAGAGCTGCGGTGA